The Streptomyces sp. CC0208 genome window below encodes:
- a CDS encoding methyltransferase domain-containing protein yields the protein MNDLAPLLTPEGRALLDDVRGTAPADELAVATRLRREHPAELVSAALGQARLRQRAVAKFGAEDAERMFFTPNGVEQSTRASVAAYRALRLKARGVTSVADLCCGIGGDAIALARAGIRVLAVDRDPLTAAAARANADALGLAGLIEVREADVTEVDTASYDAVFVDPARRGGRGRVFDPEAYSPPLSWAVQAALKAPHAALKVAPGIPHEAVPAQAEAEWISDGGDVKEAVLWFGGTAPGAVRATLLPGPRTLLGRGLPDPGVRPVGRYLYEPDGAVVRAHLVAEVAQEVEGGLVDSTIAYVTSDALHASPYATAYEITDQLPFNVKKLKALLRERGVGILTVKKRGSAVEPEELRRKALPKQHGPHSATVFLTRVAGAPTMLIGAPVRAVTGAGPS from the coding sequence GTGAACGACCTCGCCCCCCTCCTCACCCCCGAGGGCCGTGCCCTCCTCGACGACGTGCGCGGCACCGCCCCCGCCGACGAACTCGCCGTCGCCACCCGGCTGCGCCGCGAACACCCCGCCGAACTGGTCTCCGCGGCGCTCGGGCAGGCCCGGCTGCGGCAGCGGGCGGTGGCGAAGTTCGGGGCCGAGGACGCGGAGCGGATGTTCTTCACGCCGAACGGGGTCGAGCAGTCGACGCGGGCGAGCGTGGCGGCGTACCGGGCCCTCAGGCTGAAGGCGAGGGGCGTCACCTCCGTCGCGGACCTGTGCTGCGGGATCGGCGGTGACGCGATCGCGCTGGCCCGGGCCGGGATCCGGGTCCTCGCGGTGGACCGGGACCCGCTGACGGCGGCGGCCGCGCGGGCGAACGCGGACGCGCTGGGACTCGCCGGTCTGATCGAGGTACGGGAGGCGGACGTCACGGAGGTCGACACGGCCTCGTACGACGCCGTGTTCGTGGATCCGGCGAGGCGGGGCGGGCGGGGCCGCGTCTTCGATCCGGAGGCCTACTCGCCGCCCCTGTCGTGGGCCGTGCAGGCGGCGCTCAAGGCCCCGCACGCGGCGCTGAAGGTCGCTCCCGGCATCCCGCACGAAGCGGTTCCCGCGCAGGCCGAGGCGGAGTGGATCTCCGACGGCGGGGACGTGAAGGAGGCGGTGCTGTGGTTCGGCGGCACAGCGCCGGGCGCCGTACGGGCGACGCTGCTGCCGGGCCCGCGGACGCTGCTCGGGCGGGGTCTTCCCGATCCCGGAGTCCGTCCCGTGGGGCGGTACTTGTACGAGCCCGACGGTGCCGTCGTCCGGGCCCATCTGGTCGCCGAGGTGGCGCAGGAGGTCGAGGGCGGACTCGTCGACTCCACCATCGCCTACGTGACCTCGGACGCCCTGCACGCGAGCCCGTACGCCACCGCCTACGAGATCACCGATCAACTCCCCTTCAACGTGAAGAAGTTGAAGGCGCTGCTGCGGGAGCGGGGGGTCGGGATCCTGACCGTGAAGAAGCGGGGGTCGGCCGTCGAGCCGGAGGAGCTGCGGCGCAAGGCGCTGCCGAAACAGCACGGGCCGCACTCGGCGACCGTGTTCCTGACCCGGGTCGCGGGGGCGCCGACCATGCTGATCGGCGCCCCCGTGAGGGCCGTCACCGGCGCTGGACCGTCCTGA
- a CDS encoding sigma-70 family RNA polymerase sigma factor, with protein MTTSQPSRTDARSSVETVFRLESPRIIAGVTRVVRDVGIAEELAQDALVAALEQWPRDGVPDNPGAWLMAIARRKAVDLVRRRENYARKLAEIGRNLTETAPPEEPSDPEDIDDDLLRLVFTTCHPVLSAEARTALTLRLLGGLTTPEIARAFLVPEATVAQRIVRAKRTLATKNIAFEVPYGPDREARLGSVLDVIYLIFNEGYAATAGDDWLRPSLCEDALRLARLLSALMPKEPEVHGLAALLEFQASRTAARTGPRGEPVLLRDQNRSRWNRMLIARGIKALARADATAGGAPGPYVLQAAIAACHAHAYSYDETDWPAIATLYALLAARAPSPVVELNRAVAVSMADGPGPALEIVEALTDEPALLDYHLLPSVRGDLLARLGRTTEARAEFERAAALTRNERERELLLDRARECGG; from the coding sequence GTGACCACCTCACAGCCCTCCCGCACCGACGCCCGATCCTCCGTCGAGACCGTCTTCCGCCTGGAGTCGCCGCGCATCATCGCCGGTGTCACCCGTGTCGTGAGGGACGTCGGCATCGCCGAGGAGCTGGCCCAGGACGCCCTGGTCGCCGCGCTGGAGCAGTGGCCGCGCGACGGCGTCCCCGACAACCCGGGCGCCTGGCTCATGGCCATCGCGCGGCGCAAGGCGGTGGACCTGGTCCGACGCCGCGAGAACTACGCCCGCAAGCTGGCCGAGATCGGCCGGAACCTGACGGAGACCGCCCCGCCCGAGGAGCCGTCCGACCCCGAGGACATCGACGACGACCTGCTCAGGCTCGTCTTCACCACCTGTCACCCGGTGCTGTCCGCCGAGGCCCGCACCGCTCTCACCCTGCGCCTCCTCGGCGGCCTGACCACCCCCGAGATCGCCCGCGCCTTCCTCGTACCGGAGGCGACGGTCGCCCAGCGCATCGTGCGCGCCAAACGGACCCTCGCCACGAAGAACATCGCCTTCGAGGTGCCCTACGGCCCCGACCGCGAGGCCCGGCTCGGCTCGGTCCTGGACGTCATCTACCTGATCTTCAACGAGGGTTACGCGGCCACCGCCGGCGACGACTGGCTGCGCCCCTCCCTGTGCGAGGACGCCCTGCGCCTGGCCCGTCTGTTGTCCGCCCTCATGCCCAAGGAACCCGAAGTGCACGGCCTGGCGGCCCTGTTGGAGTTCCAGGCCTCCCGCACGGCCGCCCGCACCGGACCGCGCGGCGAGCCGGTCCTGCTCAGGGACCAGAACCGCAGCCGCTGGAACCGCATGCTCATCGCCCGCGGCATCAAGGCCCTGGCCCGCGCCGACGCCACGGCCGGCGGCGCCCCCGGCCCCTACGTGCTCCAGGCCGCCATCGCCGCCTGCCACGCGCACGCGTACTCCTACGACGAGACCGACTGGCCGGCCATCGCCACCCTCTACGCCCTGCTCGCCGCCCGCGCACCCTCCCCGGTCGTCGAGCTCAACCGCGCGGTCGCCGTCTCGATGGCCGACGGCCCGGGCCCGGCCCTGGAGATCGTCGAGGCGCTCACCGACGAACCCGCGCTGCTCGACTACCACCTGCTGCCGAGCGTGCGCGGCGACCTCCTCGCCCGCCTGGGACGTACGACGGAGGCGCGGGCCGAGTTCGAGCGGGCGGCCGCGCTGACCCGCAACGAACGGGAGCGGGAGCTGTTGCTGGACAGGGCTCGGGAGTGCGGTGGTTGA
- a CDS encoding FG-GAP-like repeat-containing protein: protein MSNSRSYKAWSVPLIAGVLALGGIPALAGSAAAAPESVHSVKDDFNGDGYKDLAVGAPIATIGGKQGAGYVTVMYGGPHGLTKDHRTIISRSTSGIPGDPAAGENFGFQLSTGDLDGDGRTDLIIGQAEWNRDAVVVWGGQNGLSGGVSVPAATTQAGDFDGDGKQDLVLFRGGRAPGDDPLGTEATIWRGPISRTAKPTATQDFGSPKVEPYDVMYAAAGDVNGDGRDDLALTVYLGEGVVGSQLYLANASGGGFTYAASPEGSGQVAFGDVNGDGFDDVVRGVPNDSSVTVALGSASGLKPASTWKSYSQDTEGVPGGKEEDDRFGDAVSAGDVNGDGLADVAVGSPGEKLGDKQGAGMVNILFGGRDGLTGTGAQGFTQDTDGVPGAAESGDNFGGAVSLLDINDNGYADLAAAAPRENRPEGVSTGEGAVWSLRARPTGIVTDAAFTFGPRTVGAPTEKATFGGALS from the coding sequence ATGTCCAACTCGCGTTCGTACAAAGCTTGGTCCGTACCGCTGATCGCCGGAGTGCTCGCGCTCGGCGGGATCCCCGCCCTCGCGGGCAGCGCCGCGGCCGCCCCGGAGTCCGTCCACAGCGTCAAGGACGACTTCAACGGTGACGGCTACAAGGACCTCGCCGTCGGCGCCCCGATCGCCACCATCGGCGGCAAGCAGGGGGCGGGCTACGTCACTGTCATGTACGGCGGCCCGCACGGCCTGACCAAGGACCACCGCACGATCATCAGCCGCTCCACCAGCGGTATCCCGGGCGATCCCGCCGCGGGCGAGAACTTCGGCTTCCAGCTGTCCACGGGGGACCTGGACGGCGACGGGCGCACCGACCTGATCATCGGCCAGGCGGAGTGGAACCGGGACGCGGTCGTCGTCTGGGGCGGCCAGAACGGGCTGTCCGGCGGGGTGTCCGTGCCCGCGGCGACCACCCAGGCCGGCGACTTCGACGGCGACGGCAAGCAGGACCTGGTCCTGTTCCGCGGCGGCCGTGCCCCGGGCGACGACCCGCTCGGCACCGAGGCCACCATCTGGCGGGGCCCGATCTCCCGGACCGCGAAGCCGACCGCCACGCAGGACTTCGGCTCGCCCAAGGTGGAGCCCTACGACGTGATGTACGCGGCCGCCGGTGACGTCAACGGCGACGGCCGCGACGACCTCGCGCTGACCGTCTACCTCGGCGAGGGCGTCGTCGGCTCCCAGCTGTACCTGGCCAACGCCTCCGGAGGTGGCTTCACCTATGCCGCCTCCCCCGAGGGCAGCGGCCAGGTGGCCTTCGGTGACGTCAACGGCGACGGCTTCGACGACGTCGTCCGGGGCGTCCCGAACGACTCCTCGGTCACCGTGGCCCTCGGCTCGGCCTCCGGTCTGAAGCCCGCGTCGACCTGGAAGTCGTACAGCCAGGACACCGAGGGGGTTCCCGGCGGCAAGGAGGAGGACGACCGTTTCGGCGACGCGGTGTCCGCCGGTGACGTCAACGGCGACGGCCTCGCCGACGTGGCCGTGGGCTCGCCCGGCGAGAAGCTCGGCGACAAGCAGGGGGCCGGCATGGTCAACATCCTCTTCGGCGGCCGCGACGGCCTGACCGGCACGGGCGCCCAGGGCTTCACCCAGGACACCGACGGCGTCCCCGGTGCCGCGGAGTCCGGCGACAACTTCGGCGGCGCGGTCAGCCTCCTCGACATCAACGACAACGGCTACGCGGACCTCGCTGCGGCGGCGCCCCGCGAGAACAGGCCGGAAGGCGTGAGCACCGGTGAAGGCGCGGTCTGGTCGCTGCGGGCGCGTCCGACGGGCATTGTGACGGACGCGGCGTTCACCTTCGGTCCCCGCACGGTCGGGGCGCCGACGGAGAAGGCGACGTTCGGCGGCGCGCTGTCGTAG
- a CDS encoding YciI family protein, protein MPRYLSMVQIDEKTAPAEGPSDALMQRMGELIEEMTKAGVLLDTAGLTPTAQGTRVRWEKGQLSVTDGPFTEAKEVVGGYAIVQAKDMAEAIEWTKRFLKVHEEHWTVTCEVREIMEG, encoded by the coding sequence ATGCCGCGTTACCTGTCGATGGTCCAGATCGACGAGAAGACCGCCCCCGCCGAGGGTCCCAGCGACGCGCTGATGCAGCGCATGGGCGAGCTGATCGAGGAGATGACGAAGGCCGGGGTGCTGCTCGACACCGCCGGGCTCACGCCGACCGCCCAGGGGACCCGGGTGCGGTGGGAGAAGGGGCAGCTGTCGGTGACCGACGGGCCCTTCACCGAGGCCAAGGAGGTCGTCGGGGGGTACGCGATCGTCCAGGCCAAGGACATGGCCGAGGCGATCGAGTGGACCAAGCGCTTCCTGAAGGTGCACGAGGAGCACTGGACGGTCACCTGCGAGGTGCGGGAGATCATGGAGGGCTGA